The Sphingomonas sanxanigenens DSM 19645 = NX02 genome includes a region encoding these proteins:
- a CDS encoding sugar phosphate isomerase/epimerase family protein: MSLPRLPRLPRLAGHLGVRAPDAPLLRGIAGATDPLAQIALFATLGFAGVADNYLALRAPELQARIGAAVADHGLEMGGFVHDPLRWDAPAWIDGSALDALDATLAAAARTGSRAVTCVTGRLPAMDLAVQYQAMAGNLARAADRAGRVGVTLCVEATHPAFAPGLLIERLCQALTVVRAANHPFVRIDLDLGHVALHGDDPVAAIAAAGALIGMVQIADVPGRVEPGAGMLDWPAIFAGLAEAGFTGLAELELEPAAPGAAGERAMLARLTRLGLLQKEKPTSIP; the protein is encoded by the coding sequence ATGAGCCTGCCCCGCCTCCCCCGCCTGCCACGCCTGGCCGGGCATCTCGGCGTCCGCGCGCCGGACGCGCCGCTGCTGCGCGGCATCGCCGGCGCCACCGATCCGCTCGCGCAGATCGCGCTGTTCGCCACGCTGGGGTTCGCGGGCGTTGCCGACAATTATCTGGCGCTGCGCGCGCCCGAGTTGCAGGCGCGGATCGGCGCGGCGGTTGCCGACCATGGCCTCGAGATGGGCGGATTCGTCCATGATCCGCTGCGCTGGGATGCGCCGGCATGGATCGACGGCAGCGCGCTCGACGCACTGGACGCGACGCTCGCGGCGGCGGCGCGCACCGGCAGCCGGGCGGTCACCTGCGTGACGGGGCGGCTGCCGGCGATGGATCTGGCGGTGCAATATCAGGCGATGGCCGGAAATCTTGCGCGCGCCGCCGATCGGGCAGGGCGCGTGGGCGTGACCCTGTGCGTCGAGGCGACCCATCCGGCCTTCGCGCCGGGCCTGCTGATCGAGCGGCTGTGCCAAGCGCTCACCGTCGTGCGCGCCGCGAACCATCCGTTCGTGCGGATCGATCTCGACCTCGGCCATGTCGCGCTGCACGGCGACGATCCGGTCGCCGCGATCGCGGCGGCCGGTGCGCTGATCGGCATGGTGCAGATCGCCGACGTGCCCGGCCGGGTCGAACCCGGCGCGGGTATGCTGGACTGGCCCGCGATCTTCGCCGGGCTGGCGGAGGCGGGCTTCACCGGCCTTGCCGAACTCGAACTGGAACCGGCGGCACCGGGCGCGGCGGGCGAGCGCGCGATGCTTGCGCGGCTCACTCGCCTCGGGCTGCTTCAGAAGGAAAAGCCGACGTCGATCCCATAG